The following coding sequences are from one Triticum dicoccoides isolate Atlit2015 ecotype Zavitan chromosome 4A, WEW_v2.0, whole genome shotgun sequence window:
- the LOC119289551 gene encoding CEN-like protein 2 translates to MARVRNPLVIGKVIGEVIDNFNPTVNMTVTYNSDKQVSNGQEFLPSAVVSKPRIQVPGGDMRSFFTLVMTDPDVPGPSDPYLREHLHWIVTDIPGTTDASFGSEVVSYDSPMPNIGIHRFIFVLFKQKKRQAVNPRAPSTRDCFNTRRFADENDLGLPVAAVYFNAQRETAARRR, encoded by the exons ATGGCTAGGGTCCGAAACCCTCTCGTCATCGGAAAGGTCATCGGGGAGGTCATTGACAACTTCAACCCCACGGTGAATATGACGGTGACCTACAACTCCGACAAGCAGGTGTCCAATGGCCAGGAGTTCTTGCCGTCGGCGGTCGTGTCCAAGCCACGCATTCAGGTCCCGGGCGGCGACATGAGATCTTTCTTCACTCTG GTCATGACGGACCCGGATGTGCCAGGGCCTAGCGATCCATACCTGAGGGAGCATCTCCACTG GATCGTCACTGATATTCCTGGCACCACTGATGCTTCTTTTG GGAGCGAGGTGGTGAGCTACGACAGCCCAATGCCCAACATCGGCATTCACAGGTTCATCTTCGTGCTGTTCAAACAGAAGAAGCGGCAGGCTGTGAACCCTCGAGCTCCCTCCACCAGGGACTGCTTCAACACTCGCCGCTTCGCCGACGAGAACGACCTCGGCCTCCCGGTCGCCGCCGTCTACTTCAACGCGCAGCGGGAGACAGCCGCGCGCCGCCGCTGA